CATGTTAAATTTGGATATAAGAATTGAATGTGAAACTTGAAATGCAACAGAACTGCACTTCTAATTTGACTAAACCACAAGCAAGTATGAACATAAATGAGGAAACAGATCAAAAGCACTGCACAATCCTATAGattaaaagaactaaaaagaATCAAAGACAGCAAATTGCAAAGCCGATTCAAGATTCACATTTTCTATGCTTCAAAACCACTGAAAGAGAGACACTTTCTTAATACAGTGCAGAGACAGCTGAATTTTCAGAGGTATAGAAACATAAAGAtaatcaagaacaagaaagaCATGTATCCAATCAAAAGAAAGAGTATTTACAGTCCCTTATGGCCATTTCGACTTTATTTAGACATCTCCTAGTGGAAATAATCACCTGTAGCTAATTGCTAATTAATCTGTTTGAAGAAAATATGTCAGAAATATTGGTTTTGCTTGTaagatttgataaaaattaaagtatgcAAGTATGAAATagcatatatttaatttttgctaACCAGGCGactccataaaagaaaaaccatacATAAACCATCAAGAAAAAGATTGCTCATTCAACTTTATCTCAAATTTGTTCAAACACAAAGACAGACACACTCCACAATCTTCTTAACAAAGATCACTTTAGCATTCATTACCATACCTTATAAACTACACTACACATCCCACAATCTTAGCAAAATCCACACATAATCACTAAATAACATTCTCATTTTTCAACTCCATCCAAGCAAAgagtcaaaaagaaaatgtcatCCAACCTATCATTACTTGGAGAGTTACCACCATACACCAAAAGCCCTAGCTTACCACCCAAGCTACCGGAGGCGAAAGCGCACCATCCTCTTGGCCCGGGATGACTTTTCGAGCCCGGTCCGTCATCCAATTTCAtccatattaaattttcagtATCAAGTGCATAAAGATCACCGGTGAACTTTCCGGCCCCTAGATGGCCCAAGTGACTGGGGTCTATTTCTCCTCCGTATATGATTATGTATTTTCCAATTCCAATGGTGGAAAATACACTTCTAGCCATTGGCTTTTCGCCACTTGTCTCCACTTGGTCCCACGTTTCATGGACCGGATCGTAGCGATGGACATCATCCATCTCCATACCAGCGAATCCATAGACAACCCATATTTTTCCTTGGGCTACTGCGAGCCCAGGTCCACCTCTACCCTTACAATTATCTCCTGGACTTGGATAGTTGACCCATTTTTGATCGACAGTATCATAAGCCCAGAGATCATTCAACCGGCCAGCAACACCACACCCACCAAAGATATACACGTAACGATCATCGGAGGTAGTTGAATGGTAGCTCCGGTGAGCAGGCCCAGTAACACCAGTAGATAGTAGGATCCAGTTGTTAGTACAAGTGTCAAAAGAGTAGAGCTCATTAAGTTCCTTGTGAGTGGTATCTCTCCCACCAAAGACATAGATGGTTTTGCCAACTGCGGCCATTGTGACACCAACTCGCGGCGGAGGAATATCTCCGGTGACTTCTGGGATAGACCATGCCTGGGTTTGGAGGTCAAAGACGTGAAGATTGTTATCTACAGGGACACGTGGCGAAAACTCGCCGCCAAAAGCATAGGCCTTTGGTCCTACTATGGTTATTGCATGTGAGCTTCTTGCTCCAGGTCCAGTTCCCTTTTGATCAAGCTGATAAAAAGATTGCATGTTATGCATCtatgcaaaaaagaaaaaaaaaaaagcaaaattttcaagaactGAAAAACTCTCTATCTATCTATTTCAAGATTTGACTGTTATAAACAAACAATTGAGCAATTTGGaaaaaatcatgaaaaggGTAATTGTGGATTTAATGAACACACATAACAACAGTTGCACTTCAAAAGAAACTTAGGAATTGAACTTGAACAATTCAAGAAAATAgatgaagaaggaaaagagaaaaagagttaACCTCGACCCATTTGCCTTGCACCATCGCTATCCCGAGATTTTCCTTTCAGTGTTGAGAAAAAGCGTCTTTGTGGAATCTGAATTCACCGGAGTTTCCaatccttttatttataatcaacaTAAAGATGTTACCCAATTATTATGACTGGACTTTAAGGTTATCCTGTGGGAGAGAAGGTAAAAGTggaaagatttaaattttaaatttaatatccaTTCCGtcttaaaaaaaagataaattttttctcataaattataattaatttttctaactgttaattaaataattagtaatgAATATGAATATTATCATCTaggattaatttttaagttttaatttgaaattaataatttttattaaatatatttttgagttcaatataatattgatatttaatttaaatatcaataatcaaaatttatctAGCAACTATGGATGATTTAGCAAGTCtcgtaaaattaatataaataaccGATGCTTTAAGagtttatttagtttatgGTAGGACTCTAAACCAATCAAATATTTTGTGAGCTATTTAAGATTCggatcaataaaaaatttatttgatatttatttattaatttaatcgaATTAAATTCGAGTTCGATCATTTTATCAAGTTGAGTTTGAACTTGACGAAACTTGATTTGTCAACTCATAagtttacttatttatttgcttTCAAGTAGATTTGCAAATAGACTTATGAGGTCGACTtatatataaagttaattAACAGTCTTATGATCCGATCAGTTATAAAGCTCAAAAATAGTTTTACTTATAAAACTTTCAAACAAGCTTATATATCAGCTCAACAAGCAAAGATTATTTATGGAtgcttatttattaattagaattagaatttaaatttattacattcataaatttaaatataaatatatatatatatatatatataataataataataaaaataataaccaCAAAATTACTttcatatgtatataaatacaCCAGTCTTAAATAATCCATTCAATTGTTATATGTtaggaattttcttttttaaacttGAGAAGGTTTGAGTTCTGTGTCtaacattttaaataatttcacctaaaatcataagtgaaaagatatttatttcttacttTATAATGAGTTTGATATTCAGAATTTCAAAAATCTGCTAAAAGAATATATGGCAAAgataattagtattaaaatttattttaaagaaaaagaaaaggacaaaAGAGCTCATTAATATTCCTTATATTATGTGCCAACAATCCCATATGTTATTGGGTTTGGTAACATTAATAGTCTCAATAACTATCTTGTTATTGAGAATGCCATGCGTTTAGCATTtatttacaaggttatttctAAGGGATTGAGctattattctaaaattttaaaaatttatataataaactaatagATACAgctcttaaaaaatttaataatatataaataaataaataaatatcaataataaatttataagagtTTGGAGATTTTAAAtggtaataaaattaatagactatataaaaaatgagattaaacttataaaaatttaaggatTTTAAAGagtaatttaaagattttttttgcCACAAACTAAGgttaatttaaagaaaatttaaagtatCTAAAAGGTAACTTTAGACATGAATAATGTTAtatttagtttcattttagtttatttcaatcatttaattttaatttattttaatttaatcacttTTTTAATAAGCAGGAGTTGAAACGAGAtgtttaacatttttatttatgtaaagATATGATAGTTAATAAAGGGTACATTGGTCTTCgcaataacttattaattcaATGCTAAATTACGAGGATAGTTTTGGTGGCATGCAAAGTGCCATGCTGACATGAGAAAGAAATGTTTGCTCTACTTAAGTAATCAATaggttaattaaattaattagaatatttctTGTAGTTATATGTCATTGTCGTAACctaataaattgtttttcaatATCAAATAATGGCTCCCAGTTAGTTTTATAATCACTTTGTCAACTCTAAAGGATAGCTACAATcttaatattagtttatagttttgtttgttatatatttcttaaggTACATATAAGTGATCAtaggaactaaaatttatgtataatacTTTGAAACACTTTCACATAAATATTTTGCAGATACATGCTAGAACATGCCCTTGCTGCAATTGATTATTTCATGAACCATAGCTTCCAACTACATTTCAAATGCCTATTAATTATCCACTACTAACTATTATTCATCAATCATCGGTTACCGGCTATCAATTATAGGCCACCCAATGGTAAGGGTTATCGGATTCTACTATATAAATGTATTACAGTTTGCTGAAATCCCTGTTGTTGAAGTACATATAGGTCTCTTTACCAGAAGCTGTGGCTACAGCCACTGCACTAAACCCAACATAGTCCCTCTCCGATTTAGCTTTGCATATTTCAGCAACATACTTGAACAGCTGGTATTTTTGATTATATGGTTGGTTCACGTACTCCTCAATTGGCATCCACTGAtggcaaaagaaaagaaataaacggAACTCAAACTCCTCCGATTAAAATATATAGCATTTACTGTAAAGATTCTTAGTTTTTCATGGCTTTATCTTTGTTTTTGAATCGACCAGTTAATCCAAATCTGGAGGCGTATTATTCTGAAGTTAGATAGTATATGACAATCCAAATCTTGTTCATTAGTCAAGGAACTAATGCAGTATCAATTATCATGACTTTTACAtgatttattatgaaaagGTACCTGGGCGGCCTCAATCTCTGACTCTTGCACCTGGA
The sequence above is drawn from the Ricinus communis isolate WT05 ecotype wild-type chromosome 7, ASM1957865v1, whole genome shotgun sequence genome and encodes:
- the LOC8260961 gene encoding nitrile-specifier protein 5 isoform X2, with product MVQGKWVELDQKGTGPGARSSHAITIVGPKAYAFGGEFSPRVPVDNNLHVFDLQTQAWSIPEVTGDIPPPRVGVTMAAVGKTIYVFGGRDTTHKELNELYSFDTCTNNWILLSTGVTGPAHRSYHSTTSDDRYVYIFGGCGVAGRLNDLWAYDTVDQKWVNYPSPGDNCKGRGGPGLAVAQGKIWVVYGFAGMEMDDVHRYDPVHETWDQVETSGEKPMARSVFSTIGIGKYIIIYGGEIDPSHLGHLGAGKFTGDLYALDTENLIWMKLDDGPGSKSHPGPRGWCAFASGSLGGKLGLLVYGGNSPSNDRLDDIFFLTLCLDGVEK
- the LOC8260961 gene encoding nitrile-specifier protein 5 isoform X1 yields the protein MVQGKWVEMHNMQSFYQLDQKGTGPGARSSHAITIVGPKAYAFGGEFSPRVPVDNNLHVFDLQTQAWSIPEVTGDIPPPRVGVTMAAVGKTIYVFGGRDTTHKELNELYSFDTCTNNWILLSTGVTGPAHRSYHSTTSDDRYVYIFGGCGVAGRLNDLWAYDTVDQKWVNYPSPGDNCKGRGGPGLAVAQGKIWVVYGFAGMEMDDVHRYDPVHETWDQVETSGEKPMARSVFSTIGIGKYIIIYGGEIDPSHLGHLGAGKFTGDLYALDTENLIWMKLDDGPGSKSHPGPRGWCAFASGSLGGKLGLLVYGGNSPSNDRLDDIFFLTLCLDGVEK